DNA sequence from the Candidatus Cloacimonadota bacterium genome:
TTGATGACACTTCCTGCAACGAATGCGGCAGATGTGTTCAGGTCTGCCCGGTAGATGCAATTGAGTTTGGACCGAACGGGAAAGCGATTATCGATCAAACCAAATGTAATCAATGCGGCAAATGCATCACGATCTGCCCCAAAGATGCGATCTATTAGGAGGAAGAATGAAAAGAATAACCACATTGTTCCTCATATTAGTTTTTGGGATCAGTCAGATTCCAGCTCTCACAAACTGGTCGCAGCTTTCTTTCAATTATTTCACGACCGATGCAAAAAACAGCATCGATATTGTTACTGGAGCTTCAGCTGATGCAGATCACATCAATACAAAAGGAAAATTTGGTGGAACGCTGCGTTATGAAGTTTCAGGAAATATCAATACAAACCTTTATTACGACGTTTCCGGAAATTCCTTTTTCTCTGAAAAAAGTCATGAACAGAGAAATTCTTTTTTATATAATGAGATCAAATCTAAATTGATCTATCAAAAGAATGATACATATATAAAATTTCAACTGAATAATCGTTATTATGAACCAAACGAGACTAATTTTTTAAATCTTCCCGGCGTGGAATATGATACACAGCAGCAGATGGTGAATACTGCAATAATCCATTTTAAACAGGATTTAGGAAGATTTAACCTTAATATTTATAACAGCTTTCGAGATCTGGAATATAAATATGCTGTTCCCGAAGAAGATGATGATGACGATAAATCTCGCGATGATGATGAAGATGAAGTAGAAAGTAAATCTGCCAGCGATTTTGACCTCTACAGTTTAGGCAAGATCAGCTATAAAATTACAGATGAATTAAATATTTTTACTCGTGCATATCTTAAAAATGATTTCAATGATAATGATGAATTGAATCAAACCGATATCGGTGGTGGTTTGGAGTATGAAAATCGTCTTGATTTTTCAAATTCCATGTTTTTTCGATTTACATACTACAATCTAAATTCAAAAGCTATCAATGATATATTTACACATAATTTAGTTACGGAATATCGCTATACAAAACGTTTTATAATTCCTCTTGTAGGTTTTCTGTCCTACAAGAATCGATCTGTATATGATGAAGATCATTCCAAACTGCTGCGTGTATCAAATTTGGTTCGGTTTCATCTGAAGCATAGCTACCTAACAACAAAAATGAAAGATTCTTATGTATTAGCTGGTTTGCGTTACAATCCAGAAAATGATGGAACCATGTTTTTGGGTGAATTCAATCAATATTTAGCAGAAGGATTATATATAACGGCAGGCGGCAAGATATCTCCTGAACTTTTCAGCAAATATACTGGTAAACTGGAATATTTTTTCTCACCTCTAAAATCAATCTGGTTGAAAACTGATTATACTGATTTTGAAGCAAGATTCGGTCAGAATATTATTTCATTTGGCACAACCCTTATCTTTTAAGGAACTAAAATGTTCCAGATTTTAGCAAAGGGATTTACGCTCGGACTCACGCTTGGTACGACCTGTCTGGCTACCTGCACACCAATTTATCTGCCCTATCTCATTTCAGAAGATCGCAAAATGGGGAAGAGCATTATCACCGTGCTGGAAATCTCGGCCGGACGCTTTTTCTCTTATCTGGCTTTTGGTGCCATCGCCGGTTTCACCGGCTCACAGATCAGTGCTATAGATCGTGAACTTTTTACTGCGATTGCTTATATATTACTTTCCTTTTATCTGATTTTGTCAGCAGTTCGCACGCATCAAAAAACCAGACATTGTAACATTCCCAAAATGACGCAACTCACCAAAAGCGCTTTTATATTGGGAATTCTTACAGGAATCAATTTCTGTCCTTCTTTCCTTATCGCACTTTCCAATGCTATCGATCTGGGTGGTGCGATAGACGGTATGCTACTGTTCTTCGGCTTTTTCGTAGGAACTTCACTTTATCTTTTTCCGCTGGCTTTCATCGGGCAGCTTTCCAAAGTAGAAATTATGAAACTGATCGCTCAAATTGCTTCAATTCTGGTGGCGATCTATTTTATCTACGACGGCGCAACTAAACTGAATCATTATTTTGAACACAAAAAAATGGAAGATGTTCCAAGTAGAATTGTAGAAGCTTTTCATCCAAAAATTCCGATCATAGTGTTTTCCAACGAAGAAAATTTTGACTATTTCTCTACGGTTCGGGATTCTGCTGATTCTCGACACCCGCTTGATGTGCAGGCTTATGTTTACCAGGAAAGTATTATCGATACTCTAACTTCAGAGAATCATGTGCTGCTGATCGACAGCGAACTTCTGAAAGATAAACAGAAAGAAAAAGAATTGGATGGATTTGAT
Encoded proteins:
- a CDS encoding sulfite exporter TauE/SafE family protein; protein product: MFQILAKGFTLGLTLGTTCLATCTPIYLPYLISEDRKMGKSIITVLEISAGRFFSYLAFGAIAGFTGSQISAIDRELFTAIAYILLSFYLILSAVRTHQKTRHCNIPKMTQLTKSAFILGILTGINFCPSFLIALSNAIDLGGAIDGMLLFFGFFVGTSLYLFPLAFIGQLSKVEIMKLIAQIASILVAIYFIYDGATKLNHYFEHKKMEDVPSRIVEAFHPKIPIIVFSNEENFDYFSTVRDSADSRHPLDVQAYVYQESIIDTLTSENHVLLIDSELLKDKQKEKELDGFDYFYIEPNYPIDKLMHFLKYYSFKTSKNVHFEFKEK
- a CDS encoding 4Fe-4S binding protein; the encoded protein is MKKLKKLIPWLLLFGILIYVGCDKVSNPQYNVDDTSCNECGRCVQVCPVDAIEFGPNGKAIIDQTKCNQCGKCITICPKDAIY